ATTTCCTGCGCCCGCTTGGCCTGCGTGATATCGGATAGGTAGTGGATCGCCCCGACGACCTTCCCGTCCCCGTCGAACAGGGGATCCCCGGCCACCCGGATCCAGAGCCCGCGGTCGGGAATCTCGATCTCGATCGTCTCGCGCCGGCGGGTTGCCTTCAGTTTTTGGAGGAGACAGAAATCGGGAGGCTTCGCGGAGTCGAGAACCAGCTTGTGGCAGGTCCGGCCGATGATATCTCCCCGTGGGCGGCCAAGGAAGGCGGCCATTGCGCGGTTGACCCATTCGAAGCGATGGTGTTCGTCCATGATCGCCACCGCGTCGGGCATCTCGTCGAAGATCTTCTCCCAGTCGAGCCGGGGAAATCCCTTATCGGATACGGTATCGAAAATGACGTCCCCCCCTATTTGCAAGCCTCGAAATCTTTTCGGCATTTCCGAGGGGCAACTTTAACCATTGTCGACAGGAAGATGCGTCTTCTAATGGATCGACGTTATTCACCCATTTACTATCTGTTTCCGAAAAAATAAAACCCGGCGTGCTCTTAGGGTAATAATCTACTGGACATCTCCATCGGATTTTGGATGGGTAAGCCTCACGGTCGGCCCGATATTTCGGTTCTCTCCTCTTCAGGGATCCCTTATCATTAGGGCATGGAAATATGCAGAGTTCCGGCGATGTTTCCCGGAATGAGGTTTTTAACCCGGTGATCGGACACCTTGCCAAGAACCCCTGATTGACCCGTCAAGGAGTGAACTCATGCCTGCCCAAGTCTCTCTTCATGACAAACGCGGCGGTGATCTGCTGCACGATCCGGTGTTGAACAAGGGCACGGCCTTCACCGAGGCGGAGCGCGATGCATTGGGCCTGCGCGGCCTTCTGCCACCGCGTGTGTCCACGCAGGAGACGCAAGTGATGCGCGTGCTGGAAAACGTCCGCCGCAAGACCACCGACATCGAGAAGTATATCTATCTGGTCTCTCTGCAGGACCGCAACGAGAACTTGTTCTTCCGGGTGGTCATGGACAACCTCGACGAGATGATGCCGATCATCTACACGCCGACGGTCGGCCAGGGCTGTCAGGAATTCGGCCACATATTCCGCCGCCCGCGCGGGTTGTATGTTTCGTTCAAGGACCGCGGGCGCGTCCGGAAGATTCTGCGGAATTGGCCGTACCGTGAGGTCCGCATGATCGTCGTCACCGACGGCGAACGGATCCTCGGCCTCGGCGACCTCGGTGCGAACGGCATGGGCATCCCGGTGGGCAAGCTCTCGTTGTACACCGTCTGCGCGGGCATCCACCCCACGCAATGTCTGCCGGTCACGCTGGATGTCGGCACGAATAACGAGACGTTGCTCAAGGACCCGCTCTACATCGGGCTGCCGGAAAGGCGGTTGCGCGGTGCGGCGTACGACGAGCTGGTGGACGAATTTTTCACCGGCGTTCAGGAGATCTTCCCGAATGCCTGCATTCAGCTCGAGGACTTCGGCAACACGAATGCCTTCCGGCTGTTGCATCGTTACAGGAACCGCGCCTGCACGTTCGACGACGACATCCAGGGCACCGCGGGTGTTACGTTGGCGGGGCTGTACGCGGCCCTGCGCATCACCGGCAATAAACTGACCGATCAGAAGTTCCTGTTCCTCGGCGCGGGCGAGGCCGGCATCGGCATCGGCGACCTGATCGTGACCGGGCTAATGAGGGAGGGGATGTCGGAGGCAGAAGCCAAACTCAAGTGCTGGTTCGTGGACTCGAAGGGCCTCGTCGTCAAGAGCCGCACGGACCTCGTTGAGCACAAGCGGCCCTATGCGCACGACGGTGTCCCCGTATCAGATTTCCTGGCGGCCGTCGAATCCCTCGCGCCCACCGCCATCATCGGAGTCTCCGGCATGCCGCGCACGTTCACAAAGCCGGTCATCGAGGCAATGGCGCGCCTGAACCGGCGCCCGATCATCTTTGCCCTCTCGAACCCCACTTCGAAGTCGGAGTGCACGGCGGAGGAGGCCTATGCCTGCTCGGGGGGGCGCGCTATCTTTGCGAGCGGTAGCCCGTTCCCGCCGGTTACCTACGGCGGAAAGATCTTCGTGCCCGGGCAAGGCAACAACGCATACATCTTCCCGGGAGTAGGCCTGGGCGTGATCGCCAGCGAAGCCGCGCGCGTGACTGACGAGATGTTCTTCGTGGCCGCAAAGACGCTGGCGGACCTTGTCACGGAAGACGATCTTTCGCAAGGCCGGATCTATCCCAGCCTGAAACGGATCCGGGAAGTCTCCGCCGCCATCGCCACAGACGTGGCGAACCTGGCCTTCCAGCGCGGCCTGACAACGATAAGCCGGCCTGCCAATCTGGCAGCGCACGTCAAAGCGCAGATGTACGAGCCGACATATTAGGAGGGACAAAGAAGATCGACTATATCGGCGACGAAGGGTTCTCGCAGGGACCGTCCCCCCCTCAAATCGGTCCGAGGTGTGCGAATGCTATTCGGATTTTGGGGTGGAAAAGGGGTTTCGTGGAGAGGGTATTGCTTGATTCTTCCCGATAGGAAGGAGTACATTTCCCATGTCGTTGCATTCCGTTCTATGCTCGGGAAATCTCCCAGGAGGAGGGAAAACCGTCATGAAAAGAATTCTTTCTGTCACCGCGGTCGTGCTGGTTGCCTTTGTGCTCGGGGCGTGCTCCGGTGCGAAAGTCCCCGCCGAGCAGGCGATCAAGGCGGCGGAAGAGGCCCTGAACGCGTCGAAGGCCGAAGCCATGAAGTACGTCCCGGATCAGTACAAGAGCGTGGAAGACTCCCTGAAAGCGGCGAAGGACAACTTCGCCAAGGGGGATTACACAGGGGCCACTTCCGCCGCGACGAGCGTAGCTGCCAAGGCGAAGGACCTCGTTGCGGCCGCAGTCGCCAAGAAGAACGAACTGATGAAGAGTTGGGAGGAGCAGAGCGCCGGGCTGCCGAACCTGATCGCCGACATCAAGAGCCGCATCGCCGCCTTGTCCAAGAAGCTTCCGAAGAACCTGGACAAGGCGAAATTCGAAAGCGCGAAGAGCGGCCTCGACGAAGTCAGCAAGGCGTGGGACGAGGCGAGCCAGGCGTTCAAGGAAGGGAGCCTCGCCGACGCGTTGGCAAAAGCGAAGAACGCAAAAGCGAAGGCCACCGAGATCATGTCCACCCTCGGGATGAAGGTCGCCCAGGCGGGAAAGGGCTGAACCGAAGGGCAAGGGCGTTCGGAGACGGTCAGGATCCATCGGGGGCGTTGTTTCCGCAAAGGAGACAGCGCCTCTGATGCGTCGAGTCTGCTGGAGGCAGATGCCGTTGGGCGAAAGAAGAGCAACGCTATTCGGATCCTCGTGAGCATCACCCCATCTTTGGTTCAACCCGAGGTTTAAAAAATCCCCTCCTTCATGTTCGACGTCTGGATCACGCTTGTGTTCGGTGTGATCGGATACCTGATGCGCAAGCTCGCCTTCCCCATCGCGCCCATGGTATTAGCGACCGTCCTCGCCCTCCTCTCGATCATCAGGGGGGTCTGGATCCAGGTCCGTACACATGCTCCCGAGATCGCCATCGAAGAGAGCGACGACGGACCGCTGTGTTCGGCATCGCAAGATGTGGGAATCGGGTTGAGAGGGAGTTACGGTACGGGTCGGGCCTGCAGAGGAGTGGAATCCCGGGGCTTGACAGGCGAAGCAGAATATGTAGGATATTCAGTGTATGCTGGAATATCAGCACTAGGGGCATGCCCCCATCACGGGAGCGAGGAGGGGAGATGGAGAAGAAGACAAAAGGCGCTTCCTGTTGCGGGCCGTCGGGGAAAAGCTTCGCCGGCTGCCGGGTCGAATCCCTCATTACGGTCGACGACCGCGGGCAGATGGTGCTCCCCAAGGATCTGCGGGACAGGGCGGGCATCAAGGGCGGCGACAAGCTTGCGGTGATCGGATGGGAGAAGGAGGGGAAGGTGTGCTGTCTCTCGCTGATCAAGGTGGAGGAGCTCAGCACGAT
The Deltaproteobacteria bacterium RBG_16_64_85 genome window above contains:
- a CDS encoding NAD-dependent malic enzyme; amino-acid sequence: MPAQVSLHDKRGGDLLHDPVLNKGTAFTEAERDALGLRGLLPPRVSTQETQVMRVLENVRRKTTDIEKYIYLVSLQDRNENLFFRVVMDNLDEMMPIIYTPTVGQGCQEFGHIFRRPRGLYVSFKDRGRVRKILRNWPYREVRMIVVTDGERILGLGDLGANGMGIPVGKLSLYTVCAGIHPTQCLPVTLDVGTNNETLLKDPLYIGLPERRLRGAAYDELVDEFFTGVQEIFPNACIQLEDFGNTNAFRLLHRYRNRACTFDDDIQGTAGVTLAGLYAALRITGNKLTDQKFLFLGAGEAGIGIGDLIVTGLMREGMSEAEAKLKCWFVDSKGLVVKSRTDLVEHKRPYAHDGVPVSDFLAAVESLAPTAIIGVSGMPRTFTKPVIEAMARLNRRPIIFALSNPTSKSECTAEEAYACSGGRAIFASGSPFPPVTYGGKIFVPGQGNNAYIFPGVGLGVIASEAARVTDEMFFVAAKTLADLVTEDDLSQGRIYPSLKRIREVSAAIATDVANLAFQRGLTTISRPANLAAHVKAQMYEPTY
- a CDS encoding AbrB family transcriptional regulator is translated as MEKKTKGASCCGPSGKSFAGCRVESLITVDDRGQMVLPKDLRDRAGIKGGDKLAVIGWEKEGKVCCLSLIKVEELSTMVKGVLGPLMGDLLPKG